One Phocaeicola dorei genomic region harbors:
- a CDS encoding UxaA family hydrolase: METKYLKINPADNVVVAISDLKAGETITVDGHVITLKEDVPAGHKVTLKDFAQGENIIKYGYPIGHALTAVEQGHWINENQIKTNLAGLLDYTYNPVSVDLNIPKKDLTFKGYRRKNGDVGIRNEVWIIPTVGCVNGIIGQLAEALRRETNGEGVDAIMAFPHNYGCSQLGDDHENTKKILRDMILHPNAGAVLIVSLGCENNQPDVFREFLGDYDTDRVKFMVTQKVGDEFEEGMKILRELYAKAKADVREDVPLSELRVGLKCGGSDGFSGITANPLLGMFSDFLIAQGGTSVLTEVPEMFGAETILMNRCRTKELFEQTVHLINDFKEYFLSHGEPVGENPSPGNKAGGISTLEDKALGCTQKCGKAYVDGVMGYGDRLKVKGLNLLSAPGNDLVAATALASCGCHMVLFTTGRGTPFGTFVPTMKISTNSTLAKNKPGWIDFNAGVIVENEPMEKTCERFIDYIIRVASGEPVNNEKKNYREIAIFKTGVTL, translated from the coding sequence ATGGAAACAAAGTATTTGAAAATTAATCCGGCTGATAACGTAGTGGTGGCTATCTCGGATTTAAAAGCAGGCGAAACCATCACGGTAGATGGTCATGTCATCACTTTGAAAGAAGACGTGCCCGCCGGCCATAAGGTGACACTGAAAGATTTCGCCCAGGGCGAGAACATCATCAAGTATGGCTACCCCATCGGCCATGCCCTGACCGCCGTGGAACAAGGACACTGGATTAACGAAAATCAGATAAAGACTAATCTTGCCGGTCTGTTGGATTATACCTACAATCCGGTCAGCGTAGACCTCAATATCCCGAAGAAAGACTTGACGTTCAAAGGATACCGCCGCAAGAACGGTGATGTGGGGATCCGTAACGAGGTATGGATTATCCCTACCGTGGGTTGTGTAAATGGCATCATCGGCCAACTGGCCGAAGCGTTACGCCGCGAAACCAACGGTGAAGGCGTGGACGCCATCATGGCTTTTCCTCACAACTATGGCTGTTCGCAGTTGGGTGATGACCACGAGAATACCAAGAAAATTCTCCGCGACATGATTCTGCATCCCAATGCAGGAGCCGTACTGATTGTCAGTCTGGGTTGCGAGAACAACCAGCCGGATGTTTTCCGCGAGTTTTTGGGTGATTATGACACAGACCGCGTGAAATTTATGGTAACTCAAAAAGTGGGGGATGAATTTGAAGAAGGCATGAAGATTCTGCGTGAGCTGTATGCCAAAGCCAAAGCCGATGTACGCGAGGACGTTCCTCTGTCTGAATTACGTGTAGGTTTGAAATGCGGTGGTTCGGACGGTTTCTCAGGGATCACCGCCAATCCGTTGCTGGGCATGTTCTCTGACTTCCTGATTGCTCAAGGTGGTACTTCGGTACTGACAGAGGTTCCCGAAATGTTTGGTGCGGAAACGATCCTGATGAACCGCTGCCGCACTAAGGAGTTGTTCGAACAGACCGTACATCTGATTAATGATTTTAAGGAATATTTCCTGTCACACGGCGAACCTGTGGGCGAAAATCCGTCACCAGGCAACAAGGCAGGTGGTATCTCCACCTTGGAAGACAAAGCGCTGGGATGTACCCAGAAATGCGGCAAGGCATACGTTGACGGCGTTATGGGCTATGGTGACCGCCTGAAAGTGAAAGGTTTGAACTTGCTTTCCGCACCGGGTAATGATTTAGTAGCGGCTACCGCCCTCGCCTCTTGCGGTTGTCACATGGTGCTCTTCACTACCGGCCGCGGTACTCCGTTCGGTACGTTTGTTCCCACCATGAAGATCTCCACCAACTCCACTCTGGCTAAAAACAAACCGGGATGGATTGATTTCAATGCCGGAGTCATCGTAGAAAACGAACCGATGGAAAAGACTTGCGAGCGTTTTATAGACTATATCATCCGGGTTGCCAGCGGAGAACCGGTAAATAATGAGAAGAAGAATTATCGTGAAATCGCTATCTTCAAGACAGGCGTGACACTATAA
- a CDS encoding LacI family DNA-binding transcriptional regulator codes for MNKLPERIRIKDIARLADVSVGTVDRVLHGRTGVSEASRKRVEEILKQLDYQPNMYASALASNKKYLFVCLLPQHKEGDYWTDVEMGMKRAVETFSDFHITLSVVYYDQYEYSSFINAGEDILRKEPDGVLLAPTIPEMTARFTNKLQEREIPYIFIDSNVDSLNPLAFFGQKSDQSGYFAARMAMMLGECPKEIVIFRQINEGRLGSNQQENREKGFRKYMQEHFPDCKIVELNLYAKRPDEDEALMNRFFQENPQITCGITFNSKVYIVGEYLIGHNMKNFKLIGYDLLRRNVSCLKEGAVDFLIAQQPTAQGYSGVESLCNHLIFKKEVKQCNYMPITLLAVENVDFYLDAHKK; via the coding sequence ATGAATAAACTGCCCGAAAGAATCAGAATTAAGGATATCGCCCGCCTGGCAGATGTATCAGTCGGCACAGTGGACCGTGTATTGCATGGCCGCACAGGAGTATCCGAAGCCAGCCGGAAACGGGTGGAAGAAATATTGAAGCAACTGGACTATCAGCCCAATATGTATGCCAGCGCTTTGGCGTCCAACAAAAAGTATCTGTTCGTCTGCCTGCTGCCACAGCACAAGGAAGGCGATTACTGGACCGATGTGGAGATGGGGATGAAAAGAGCCGTAGAGACTTTTTCTGATTTCCACATCACCCTGTCCGTGGTGTACTATGACCAATATGAATATTCCTCCTTCATCAACGCCGGTGAGGACATACTGAGAAAAGAGCCGGACGGCGTATTGCTTGCCCCCACTATTCCTGAAATGACGGCCAGATTTACCAACAAATTACAAGAACGGGAAATACCTTATATATTTATAGACTCCAATGTGGACAGTCTGAACCCACTGGCATTCTTCGGGCAGAAATCCGATCAAAGCGGATACTTTGCCGCCCGCATGGCCATGATGCTGGGAGAATGTCCCAAGGAAATTGTTATCTTCAGACAAATCAACGAAGGACGCCTGGGATCGAACCAGCAGGAAAACCGTGAAAAAGGATTCAGAAAATATATGCAGGAGCATTTTCCCGACTGCAAGATAGTGGAACTGAATCTCTATGCCAAGCGCCCGGACGAGGACGAGGCACTGATGAACCGCTTCTTCCAGGAGAACCCACAGATTACGTGCGGCATCACGTTCAACTCGAAAGTATACATTGTAGGCGAATATCTCATCGGACACAATATGAAAAATTTCAAACTGATTGGGTACGATTTGTTACGCCGGAACGTCTCTTGTCTGAAAGAGGGTGCTGTAGATTTCCTGATCGCGCAGCAACCTACCGCACAAGGATACAGCGGCGTAGAGAGCCTGTGCAATCACCTGATATTCAAAAAAGAGGTGAAGCAATGTAACTATATGCCTATCACCCTGCTTGCGGTGGAGAATGTGGATTTCTATCTGGACGCACATAAAAAGTAA
- a CDS encoding sugar kinase: protein MGKVVTLGEIMLRLSTPGNTRFVQSDSFDVVYGGGEANVAVSCANYGHEAYFVTKLPKHEIGQSAVNALRKYGVKTDFISRGGDRVGIYYLETGASMRPSKVIYDRAHSAIAEADPCDFDFDAIMEGADWFHWSGITPAISDKAAELTKLACEAAKRHGVTVSVDLNFRKKLWTKEKAQSIMKPLMQYVDVCIGNEEDAELCLGFKPEANVEAGETNAEGYKGIFKAMAKEFGFKYVVSTLRESFSATHNGWKAMIYNGEEFYESKRYDINPIIDRVGGGDSFSGGIIHGLLTKPNQGAALEFAVAASALKHTINGDFNLVSVDEVEALAGGDASGRVQR from the coding sequence ATGGGAAAAGTAGTAACCTTAGGTGAAATTATGTTGAGATTGTCAACTCCGGGAAACACACGTTTTGTACAGTCGGATTCATTTGATGTTGTTTATGGCGGTGGTGAAGCGAACGTAGCGGTGAGCTGCGCGAACTACGGTCACGAAGCTTATTTCGTAACCAAATTGCCGAAACACGAAATAGGACAGTCTGCTGTGAATGCATTGCGTAAATATGGTGTGAAGACCGATTTCATCAGTCGTGGTGGCGACCGCGTAGGTATCTATTATCTGGAAACAGGAGCTTCCATGCGTCCTAGCAAAGTAATTTATGACCGTGCCCACTCGGCTATCGCCGAAGCCGATCCTTGCGATTTCGATTTTGATGCTATCATGGAAGGTGCGGACTGGTTCCATTGGTCAGGTATCACTCCGGCTATTTCTGACAAGGCTGCTGAACTGACCAAGCTGGCTTGTGAAGCTGCAAAACGTCATGGTGTTACTGTGTCTGTTGACTTGAATTTCCGCAAGAAACTGTGGACAAAAGAAAAAGCACAGTCTATCATGAAACCGTTGATGCAGTATGTAGATGTATGTATAGGTAACGAAGAAGATGCTGAACTTTGTCTGGGATTCAAACCGGAAGCGAATGTGGAAGCCGGTGAAACCAATGCGGAAGGTTACAAAGGAATCTTTAAGGCTATGGCAAAGGAATTCGGCTTTAAATATGTAGTGTCTACCTTGCGTGAATCATTCTCGGCTACTCATAACGGTTGGAAGGCTATGATTTACAACGGAGAAGAATTTTATGAATCAAAACGCTATGACATCAACCCGATTATTGACCGTGTAGGTGGTGGCGACTCATTCTCCGGAGGTATCATTCATGGTCTGCTGACTAAACCGAATCAAGGTGCCGCCCTTGAATTCGCTGTTGCCGCTTCTGCTTTGAAGCATACTATCAACGGTGACTTCAATTTGGTATCTGTAGACGAAGTGGAAGCATTGGCCGGTGGCGATGCCAGCGGACGTGTACAACGCTAA
- a CDS encoding bifunctional 4-hydroxy-2-oxoglutarate aldolase/2-dehydro-3-deoxy-phosphogluconate aldolase, which translates to MARFDKIAVLNKIGSTGMVPVFYHKDAEVAKKVVKACYDGGVRAFEFTNRGDFAHEVFAEVVKYAAKECPEMAMGVGSIVDPATAALYLQLGACFVVGPLFNPEIAKVCNRRLVAYTPGCGSVSEVGFAQEVGCDLCKIFPGDVLGAKLVKGLLAPMPWSKLMVTGGVEPTQENLTSWIKAGVFCVGMGSKLFPGDKVAAEDWAYVTAKCKEALGYIAEARANK; encoded by the coding sequence ATGGCTCGTTTTGATAAAATAGCAGTGTTGAACAAGATTGGTTCAACCGGAATGGTTCCTGTGTTCTACCATAAAGATGCAGAAGTGGCAAAGAAAGTGGTGAAAGCTTGTTATGATGGCGGAGTTCGTGCATTTGAATTTACAAACCGTGGTGACTTTGCTCATGAAGTATTCGCGGAAGTTGTGAAATACGCGGCAAAGGAATGTCCTGAAATGGCTATGGGAGTAGGTTCTATCGTTGATCCTGCTACTGCTGCTCTTTACTTGCAGCTAGGCGCTTGCTTTGTGGTAGGTCCGTTGTTTAATCCAGAAATCGCTAAAGTGTGCAACCGTCGTTTGGTGGCTTATACTCCGGGATGCGGAAGCGTGTCCGAGGTGGGTTTCGCTCAGGAAGTAGGTTGTGATCTTTGCAAAATATTCCCGGGTGATGTATTGGGAGCAAAATTGGTTAAAGGTTTGCTGGCTCCGATGCCTTGGTCTAAACTGATGGTGACCGGTGGTGTGGAGCCGACTCAGGAAAATCTGACTTCTTGGATTAAGGCAGGTGTGTTCTGTGTAGGTATGGGTTCTAAATTGTTCCCTGGCGACAAGGTAGCTGCAGAAGACTGGGCGTATGTAACTGCAAAATGTAAAGAGGCATTAGGCTACATTGCAGAAGCCCGCGCAAATAAATAA
- a CDS encoding M48 family metallopeptidase encodes MKKALLKVTVMLLCLAGVTPVMAQFNLKKAVGGAVKAAKAVTLTDEQMAEYVKEYIDWMDKHNQVCADDDPYTVRLKKLTEGLTEVEGMPLNFKVYYVIDVNAFACADGSVRVFSSLMDIMTDEELLGVIGHEVGHVAHKDSKNGFRTALLTSALKDGISSQGGKAAALTDSQLGDLGEALVNATYSQKQERAADDYGYEFLKKAGKNPWAMALSFQKLKKLQEEAGAQKSSKLNQLFSTHPDLDARIQRMEERATSEGIEKPANTMEETAK; translated from the coding sequence ATGAAAAAAGCATTATTAAAGGTGACCGTCATGTTGTTATGTTTGGCGGGGGTAACTCCTGTAATGGCCCAGTTTAATTTGAAGAAGGCAGTGGGGGGAGCCGTAAAGGCTGCAAAGGCGGTGACTTTGACCGATGAGCAGATGGCAGAGTATGTAAAGGAGTACATTGACTGGATGGATAAGCATAATCAGGTTTGTGCGGACGATGATCCGTATACTGTCCGTTTGAAAAAACTGACTGAAGGGTTGACCGAAGTGGAAGGGATGCCGCTGAATTTCAAAGTATATTATGTGATTGATGTAAACGCGTTTGCTTGTGCCGACGGCAGCGTGCGTGTGTTTTCTTCACTGATGGATATCATGACAGATGAAGAGTTGTTGGGAGTAATAGGCCATGAGGTAGGTCATGTGGCACACAAAGACTCAAAGAACGGTTTCCGTACCGCATTGCTGACATCGGCATTGAAAGATGGTATTTCATCACAAGGAGGAAAAGCGGCTGCCCTGACAGATTCCCAGTTGGGTGACTTGGGAGAGGCATTGGTTAATGCTACTTATTCACAAAAACAGGAACGCGCCGCCGATGATTATGGTTACGAGTTTCTGAAGAAAGCAGGTAAGAATCCTTGGGCGATGGCATTATCATTCCAGAAATTGAAAAAATTGCAAGAAGAGGCAGGAGCACAGAAAAGCAGCAAGCTGAATCAGTTGTTCTCTACTCATCCCGATCTTGACGCACGTATCCAGCGTATGGAGGAACGTGCTACAAGCGAAGGTATTGAGAAACCTGCAAACACGATGGAGGAAACAGCGAAATAA
- a CDS encoding helix-turn-helix domain-containing protein produces MMNYAYDTSLQETMILTEAFHTDRVICDNGSLYKFIWVQEGKLTLIVDHVEIEMEQDEIISVSNLHRTEFKNVSGRYLALLFNENFYGIYKHEKEVSCSGVLFSGTSGIVHLRLPITDSELLHEVVDRMVTEYILRDNLQGEMLRLLLKRFIILCTRLARKQLSGFPVNEKGFDIIQRYYVLVDNHFKEKKQVQAYAALLHRSPKTLSNLFAAYGMPSPLKIIQERVVTEAKRLLLHTSHSIKEISVILGFESVGTFSRFFKNMTGENTSAYRKRLQ; encoded by the coding sequence ATGATGAATTACGCATACGATACATCTTTGCAGGAAACGATGATACTGACTGAAGCGTTTCACACAGACAGGGTCATCTGTGACAATGGTAGTCTGTATAAGTTTATATGGGTCCAGGAAGGCAAACTGACATTGATAGTAGACCATGTGGAAATAGAGATGGAGCAGGATGAAATCATCTCTGTGAGTAATCTTCACCGCACGGAGTTCAAGAATGTATCGGGCAGGTATCTTGCTCTTCTTTTCAACGAGAATTTTTACGGCATTTACAAGCATGAGAAAGAAGTGTCGTGCAGCGGAGTGCTGTTTAGCGGAACTTCCGGCATAGTGCATCTGCGGCTCCCGATAACCGACTCCGAACTGTTGCACGAGGTGGTGGACAGAATGGTTACCGAATACATTCTGCGGGATAACCTGCAGGGAGAAATGCTCCGCCTGCTGCTGAAACGTTTCATCATTCTGTGTACCCGGCTGGCCCGTAAGCAGTTGTCCGGTTTTCCGGTTAATGAAAAAGGTTTTGACATCATCCAGCGTTATTATGTGTTGGTGGACAATCATTTCAAGGAGAAAAAGCAGGTACAGGCATATGCTGCTTTGTTGCATCGTTCTCCCAAGACGCTTTCCAATTTATTTGCCGCATACGGTATGCCTTCCCCTTTGAAGATTATACAAGAACGAGTGGTGACCGAAGCGAAACGGCTGTTGCTGCATACCTCGCATAGCATCAAAGAAATATCGGTGATTTTGGGCTTTGAAAGTGTGGGTACTTTCAGCCGCTTCTTTAAGAATATGACGGGGGAAAATACCTCGGCATACCGGA